The Pseudomonas sp. TH06 genome has a window encoding:
- a CDS encoding ABC transporter permease: MGGAVVIALLALLVHWIGINTIEHYRDDLLFYLQAHLILVLASMLAALVVGIPAGIFLSRPTMVGRAERFMQIFNIGNTVPPLAVLAIALGILGIGSGPAIFALFLASLLPIVRNTYEGLKNVQGSLKEAAVGIGMTPRQVLWQVELPNAVPIIVGGVRVALAINVGTAPLAFLIGANSLGSLIFPGIALNNQPQLLLGAACTALLALLLDGVVTLASRLWLERGLRPS, encoded by the coding sequence ATGGGAGGTGCGGTGGTGATCGCGCTCCTGGCCCTGCTGGTCCACTGGATCGGCATCAACACGATCGAACACTACCGCGACGATTTGTTGTTTTACCTGCAAGCTCATCTGATTCTCGTCCTCGCTTCAATGCTGGCCGCCCTTGTCGTGGGCATCCCCGCCGGCATCTTTCTCAGTCGCCCGACCATGGTCGGCCGCGCTGAACGCTTCATGCAGATCTTCAATATCGGTAACACCGTGCCACCGTTGGCCGTACTCGCGATTGCCCTGGGCATTCTCGGCATCGGCAGTGGTCCGGCGATCTTTGCTTTATTCCTCGCCTCGTTGCTGCCGATTGTGCGCAACACCTACGAAGGCCTGAAAAACGTCCAGGGCTCGCTGAAAGAAGCCGCCGTCGGCATCGGCATGACCCCGCGTCAGGTGCTGTGGCAAGTCGAACTGCCCAACGCCGTGCCGATCATTGTCGGTGGCGTGCGTGTCGCGCTGGCGATCAACGTCGGTACTGCGCCGCTGGCGTTCCTGATCGGCGCCAACAGCCTCGGCAGCCTGATTTTCCCCGGCATCGCCCTGAACAATCAGCCGCAACTGCTGCTCGGCGCCGCGTGCACCGCGCTGCTGGCCTTGCTG